Proteins from a single region of Ziziphus jujuba cultivar Dongzao chromosome 1, ASM3175591v1:
- the LOC107419853 gene encoding RING-H2 finger protein ATL13: protein MERVLLEIKEKTFPSPIEQPYILAQPPPPSLPSNTQSDTFNFNNKVSPSILLIIIILAIIFFVSGLLHLLVRFLLRPPNRDPDDLENVTALQGQLQQLFHLHDAGVDQSFIDALPVFHYKAIIGLKNPFDCAVCLCEFEPEDKLRLLPKCSHAFHMDCIDTWLLSHSTCPLCRGSLLPDFSPNNSCSPIVLVLESGSDSSREIVTDRDRENSSAVGRTSSVLRANSQLSFRGDNESGSSRKSCEIVIKDGNPSGVSVEEDSGERVMTVKLGKFRNVGGGDDGGEGSSSTNNVDARRCFSMGSFAYVMDENSSLQVPIRTPLKKQSSKKPSALPLTPGQRPAISECDCESIREFRFNGLDEEVNAGNVGGGSQVGGGAAGVMNGNNGGGRSKRESFSISKIWMRGKKENSNAAAASSSRRAFSFRFPVRNGVAGEDMSKEKNGGESRRRTISEIGISSRWENGGSELGWDEENQSCNSLDSQVNNTPSFARRTLLWIMGRQNKVVHSSFDPGL, encoded by the coding sequence atggaGCGGGTTTTGCtagaaattaaagagaaaacttTTCCTTCTCCAATAGAACAGCCTTATATTCTTGCTCAGCCACCACCACCATCTTTACCTTCCAATACTCAATCTGATACTTTCAATTTCAACAACAAAGTGAGTCCTAGTATATTGCTTATCATTATAATCCTAGCAATCATTTTCTTCGTCTCTGGTTTGCTTCATCTCCTTGTTAGATTCCTCTTGAGACCCCCAAATAGAGACCCAGATGATTTGGAAAATGTGACAGCTCTTCAAGGCCAATTGCAGCAGCTTTTTCACCTCCATGACGCTGGTGTTGATCAGTCATTCATAGATGCTCTGCCTGTTTTCCATTACAAAGCCATAATCGGATTGAAAAACCCATTTGACTGTGCTGTCTGTCTGTGTGAGTTTGAACCTGAAGACAAGCTCAGATTGTTGCCCAAATGTAGCCATGCTTTCCACATGGATTGTATAGATACATGGCTTCTCTCCCACTCCACTTGCCCTCTCTGCAGAGGCAGTTTGCTTCCTGATTTTTCTCCAAACAACAGCTGCTCGCCTATTGTTCTTGTTCTTGAATCTGGGAGTGACAGCTCCAGAGAGATTGTCActgacagagacagagagaacTCGTCTGCTGTTGGCAGAACAAGTTCTGTTCTGAGAGCAAACTCTCAGCTGAGTTTCAGGGGTGACAATGAGTCCGGATCATCAAGGAAATCGTGTGAGATTGTTATCAAAGATGGAAACCCAAGTGGGGTTTCGGTGGAGGAGGATTCAGGGGAAAGAGTAATGACTGTGAAGCTCGGGAAATTCAGGAATGTCGGTGGTGGTGATGATGGCGGTGAAGGAAGCAGTAGCACAAACAATGTGGATGCAAGAAGGTGTTTCTCTATGGGGTCTTTTGCTTATGTAATGGATGAGAATTCTTCACTGCAAGTTCCCATTAGGACACCATTGAAGAAGCAGTCAAGCAAGAAGCCTAGTGCACTGCCATTGACACCAGGTCAGCGGCCGGCGATATCCGAATGCGACTGCGAGTCGATAAGGGAATTCAGATTCAATGGCCTTGACGAGGAAGTGAATGCTGGAAATGTTGGTGGTGGTAGTCAAGTGGGTGGTGGCGCTGCTGGTGTTATGAATGGCAATAATGGCGGAGGCAGGAGTAAAAGAGAGAGCTTTTCTATATCTAAGATATGGATGAGGGGGAAGAAGGAGAATTCGAATGCGGCAGCAGCGAGTTCGTCGAGACGGGCTTTTTCATTCCGGTTTCCGGTGAGGAATGGAGTGGCAGGGGAAGATATGAGCAAGGAGAAAAATGGTGGAGAGAGCAGGAGGAGGACTATTTCAGAGATTGGTATTAGTAGCAGGTGGGAAAATGGAGGGAGTGAATTGGGTTGGGATGAAGAAAACCAGAGCTGTAACAGTTTGGATTCTCAAGTAAATAATACACCATCTTTTGCTAGGAGGACTCTGCTTTGGATTATGGGAAGACAAAACAAAGTTGTTCATTCATCCTTTGATCCTGGTCTCTGa